From Anopheles funestus chromosome 3RL, idAnoFuneDA-416_04, whole genome shotgun sequence, a single genomic window includes:
- the LOC125772422 gene encoding uncharacterized protein LOC125772422 produces MDRLHFLSVLSVLFACSMVTGQYRWYTVPEQRDTTRPPYSDFKYPLGNRYWRHHHCRESNLQYDCIFSHVSIDSGSHGIRFGHLDITANNQKNITFKNSIIRKLPETLLDSFLQAELLNLTGLQIEEIEPFALTNGNIRELYLGLNVIRELPKFVFRNMRYLRVLVLDRNNLSSLPEGMLYATPNIVKLSIANNKLKRIDDSTFKKCKALQYLTVSNNELTHIDLSLIPSLFRGNVSYNKLQTLSVPVAVIMLDASHNLINTVMGPINPELAILRLQDNNLTDTAFLWHYSGLVDLHLSYNELKMITFDHFSEMIHLERLYLANNRLEVLNLDPAPIPKLQILDVRHNYLLDVERNQNQFDSLTELYLDHNSIVTLKLSPNNTIQNLTLSNNDWDCSSLDVLFGSVHESIILDSDQHCKPDYLLKQNLCCKFSDKPYLDRLMQYIREISITEKFQRADGRCSASDTLTSIRSLTDYVNQHARSGLLQSNPQLQAEINQLQDVVCRLIYEQTQLEHFLEIIQIDIDNYLRRYRVTKEGLVHPSENLRSIFDYLNSRRALKEQETKQRQSEANRKKQERETTEQENRTLHIQLDAKRIRQEELKNVTRVPRSKGADFLWVPTDKCERYVIGKPYDPMMSLPQELQTAKFVVHDVP; encoded by the exons ATGGACCGTCTACACTTTCTATCAGTATTGAG TGTTTTATTCGCCTGCAGTATGGTTACTGGTCAATACCGTTGGTACACTGTTCCAGAGCAGCGAGATACAACCCGACCTCCATATTCGGATTTTAAATATCCGCTCGGAAACCGCTACTGGAGGCATCACCATTGCCGCGAGAGTAATCTGCAGTATGATTGTATATTCTCCCATGTGTCAATCGATAGCGGTAGTCATGGTATTCGTTTTGGTCATCTGGATATAACAGCGAATAATCAGAAAAATATAACGTTCAAGAATTCGATCATAAGGAAACTACCGGAAACATTACTCGACTCGTTCTTGCAGGCTGAGCTGCTTAATCTCACCGGCCTACAAATAGAGGAAATCGAACCATTTGCTTTAACAAACGGGAACATCCGTGAACTGTATTTGGGACTCAATGTCATTCGGGAATTGCCGAAGTTTGTGTTTCGTAACATGAGATACCTACGCGTGCTGGTACTGGACCGGAATAACCTCAGCAGTCTACCAGAGGGTATGCTTTACGCTACACCCAACATTGTCAAACTTTCGATCGCCAATAACAAACTGAAGCGAATCGATGACAGTACTTTCAAGAAATGTAAAGCGTTGCAGTATCTAACAGTGTCCAATAATGAGCTTACCCACATTGATCTTTCTCTCATTCCGAGCCTCTTCAGAGGAAATGTTAGTTACAATAAGCTTCAGACGCTGTCAGTGCCGGTAGCGGTGATCATGCTGGATGCGTCGCACAATCTCATCAATACCGTGATGGGTCCGATTAATCCGGAACTGGCAATTCTCCGCTTGCAAGACAACAATCTAACAGACACAGCGTTTCTTTGGCACTATTCTGGATTGGTAGATTTGCATCTTTCATACAACGAGTTGAAAATGATAACGTTCGACCATTTCTCGGAAATGATCCATCTGGAGCGACTGTATTTGGCTAACAACCGGCTGGAAGTATTGAACCTAGATCCCGCACCGATCCCAAAACTCCAGATACTTGATGTACGGCACAATTATCTACTGGACGTGGAAAGGAACCAAAATCAGTTCGATTCTCTGACGGAGCTGTATCTCGATCACAACTCGATCGTAACGCTTAAGCTCAGCCCCAACAACACAATCCAAAATCTCACACTATCGAACAACGATTGGGATTGCAGCAGCCTAGATGTACTGTTCGGAAGTGTCCATGAATCGATTATACTTGACAGTGACCAACATTGCAAGCCAGACTACCTACTCAAGCAAAACTTGTGCTGCAAGTTTAGCGATAAACCGTACCTGGACCGATTGATGCAGTATATCCGTGAGATAAGCATTACAGAAAAGTTCCAACGGGCAGACGGACGCTGCAGTGCATCGGACACACTTACCAGCATTCGGAGTTTGACCGATTACGTGAATCAGCATGCTAGAAGTGGGCTGTTGCAATCGAACCCACAGCTTCAGGCCGAAATCAATCAACTGCAGGACGTTGTTTGTCGGCTAATATACGAACAGACGCAGCTGGAGCACTTTCttgaaattattcaaattgatATCGACAACTATTTGCGCCGGTACCGCGTAACAAAGGAAGGCTTGGTGCATCCAAGCGAGAACCTGCGCTCGATATTCGACTATCTAAACAGTCGTCGTGCGCTTAaggaacaagaaacaaaacagcgcCAATCAGAGGCAAACCGCAAGAAGCAAGAACGGGAAACAACGGAGCAGGAGAACCGAACCCTTCATATACAGCTGGATGCAAAAAGAATCAGGCAAGAAGAGCTCAAAAACGTGACGAGA gttcctcgtagcaagggcGCTGATTTCCTGTGGGTCCCTACCGATAAGTGTGAACGCTACGTCATCGGCAAACCCTATGACCCTATGATGTCGCTTCCTCAAGAGCTCCAAACGGCGAAGTTCGTCGTACATGACGTTCCATAG